A single Campylobacter hyointestinalis subsp. hyointestinalis DNA region contains:
- a CDS encoding WxcM-like domain-containing protein — MDGVILTPLKQIYNPKGNIFHAMKNSDIGYLGFGEAYFSTIDQNKIKGWKKHTKMTLNLIVPIGEIEFIIYNEKNKDFFSVKLSKNNYQRLTVSPNLWMAFRGIGEYNMLLNLASIEHDPNEAVNVDLDKIKYEW, encoded by the coding sequence ATGGACGGAGTAATTTTAACGCCATTAAAGCAAATTTATAATCCCAAAGGCAACATATTTCATGCTATGAAAAACAGTGATATTGGATATTTAGGGTTTGGTGAGGCTTATTTTTCTACTATCGATCAAAATAAAATAAAAGGCTGGAAAAAGCACACAAAAATGACTTTAAATTTGATTGTACCAATCGGTGAGATCGAATTTATTATTTATAATGAGAAAAATAAAGATTTTTTTAGTGTAAAGCTATCTAAAAATAACTATCAAAGACTAACCGTATCACCAAATTTATGGATGGCTTTTAGGGGTATTGGAGAGTATAATATGCTACTTAATTTGGCGAGTATAGAGCATGATCCAAATGAGGCCGTAAATGTAGATTTGGATAAGATAAAATATGAGTGGTAA
- a CDS encoding NAD-dependent epimerase/dehydratase family protein — protein sequence MSGKVLITGGLGNLGSWITANLANQGYEIYILTRYVKYQIPNTKYQIIECDIADKSSLKDKLDLINFDYCIHCASFNEHFLEDYPQAALQINTLGTRNILEVLAQKNIKHFIYFSTFHVYGCLSGVITEETEPKPKNDYAATHLFGEYYVKQFFYNHSIPYTILRLTNSYGVPMDKNTNKWYLVLNNLVLNAFKEQKIILNTNGMVKRDFIYMGDVCDTVLKLLKINPTNEIYNLSSAQNGVYTVIELANIVKFIYENRYSKKIDIIKNSNDKAIYGDISVKNDKIKKVINFQTNDRINETINKIFDLLEI from the coding sequence ATGAGTGGTAAAGTACTAATCACTGGCGGACTCGGTAATTTAGGTAGTTGGATAACTGCTAATTTAGCAAATCAAGGATATGAAATATATATTTTAACAAGATATGTAAAATACCAAATACCAAATACCAAATACCAAATAATTGAATGTGATATTGCAGATAAATCTAGCTTAAAAGACAAGCTAGATTTGATAAATTTTGATTATTGCATACATTGCGCTAGTTTTAATGAACATTTTTTAGAAGATTATCCGCAAGCAGCCTTACAAATAAATACGCTAGGAACTAGAAATATTCTTGAAGTATTGGCTCAAAAAAATATTAAACATTTTATTTATTTTAGTACCTTTCATGTTTATGGCTGTTTGAGTGGTGTGATAACAGAAGAAACTGAGCCAAAACCAAAAAATGATTATGCTGCAACCCATTTATTTGGCGAGTATTATGTTAAACAGTTTTTTTATAACCACAGCATACCTTATACTATTTTAAGACTTACAAATAGTTACGGAGTGCCTATGGATAAAAATACCAATAAATGGTATTTGGTTCTTAATAACTTAGTTTTAAATGCATTTAAAGAACAAAAAATTATTTTGAACACAAATGGTATGGTTAAAAGAGATTTTATTTATATGGGCGATGTGTGTGATACTGTTTTGAAACTACTGAAAATAAATCCTACAAATGAAATTTATAATTTATCTTCAGCACAAAATGGTGTGTATACGGTTATTGAATTAGCCAATATTGTTAAATTTATTTACGAAAATAGATATAGTAAAAAAATAGATATTATAAAAAACAGTAATGATAAAGCTATTTATGGTGATATTTCTGTAAAAAATGATAAAATTAAAAAAGTAATCAACTTTCAGACCAATGATAGGATTAATGAAACTATCAATAAAATATTTGATTTATTGGAGATTTAA
- a CDS encoding glycosyltransferase family 2 protein yields the protein MQFSVIIPTYNRQKEIDISIKSVLAQTFNDFELIVVDNGSTDNTKSVVEKYINIDSRVKYIWQENTGSPAGSRNTGIKNAIGQWVAFLDSDDYWYGNKLESVFNIIKKHQDIIAVSHYEDKMIDGKHNSILYHGDDLDNNNMYYQLLFKGNNLSTSAMVVRKDKLIEVGCFDERMDYFAVEDYDLWMRLSKLGKFYFIKEILGAFCISSNNMSGHIELINNNLKTLVLNHIDELDILNKQKLKKKHAARIDYYKGRAYQISGNRKKAIKFLFNSIKDYPFSLKKYISLLFAIFNIRK from the coding sequence ATGCAATTTTCGGTTATAATACCTACTTATAATAGACAAAAAGAAATTGATATTTCAATTAAATCCGTTTTGGCTCAAACTTTTAATGATTTTGAACTTATAGTAGTAGATAATGGTTCTACGGACAATACTAAATCCGTTGTTGAAAAATATATAAATATAGATTCAAGAGTTAAATATATATGGCAAGAAAATACCGGATCGCCAGCTGGTAGTAGGAATACTGGTATAAAAAATGCCATCGGGCAATGGGTGGCTTTTTTGGATTCTGATGATTATTGGTATGGTAATAAATTAGAAAGTGTCTTTAATATCATTAAAAAACATCAAGATATAATAGCAGTTAGTCATTACGAAGATAAAATGATAGATGGCAAACATAATTCAATACTTTATCATGGCGATGATTTGGACAATAATAATATGTATTATCAATTATTGTTTAAAGGAAATAATCTTTCCACATCTGCTATGGTCGTCAGAAAAGATAAATTAATTGAAGTTGGATGTTTTGATGAAAGGATGGATTATTTTGCCGTAGAAGATTATGATTTATGGATGAGACTTTCAAAATTAGGCAAATTTTATTTCATTAAAGAAATTCTTGGTGCTTTTTGTATTTCTAGTAATAACATGTCTGGACATATAGAATTAATAAATAATAATTTAAAAACGTTGGTTTTAAATCACATAGATGAATTGGATATTTTAAATAAGCAAAAGTTAAAAAAGAAGCATGCGGCTAGGATAGATTATTATAAAGGTAGGGCATATCAGATATCAGGCAACAGGAAAAAGGCCATAAAATTTTTGTTTAATTCTATAAAAGATTATCCTTTTAGTTTAAAGAAATATATATCTTTGTTGTTTGCAATTTTTAACATAAGGAAATAA
- a CDS encoding class I SAM-dependent methyltransferase, with amino-acid sequence MNAFSKIAHAKEHLGYKSGNIYSHTIDKDNAKNFVNGYQKILNFYKFHLPAQNKCIDLGCGAGYLTNEFKNHGFDITGLEYSNDALDVAKKHNPHLNIIQGDMSKFNKPNSYDFIFSREVYIITRVNAFTDQKNIISNIVHSLKRGGVFMLVGSDVSYPDCMNYDLIRKVIKNQGDILVSQKYYEFILRKFNKFIFGKISYKILEILLYPLIAYKSRKGWAKIYIILFKKK; translated from the coding sequence TTGAACGCTTTTTCAAAAATAGCTCACGCTAAAGAACATTTAGGTTACAAGAGTGGTAATATATATTCTCATACCATTGATAAAGATAATGCAAAAAACTTTGTGAATGGATATCAAAAAATCCTTAATTTTTATAAATTTCATCTACCTGCTCAAAACAAATGTATAGATTTAGGGTGCGGTGCTGGGTATTTGACAAATGAATTCAAAAATCACGGCTTTGATATAACCGGCTTAGAATATAGCAATGATGCACTTGATGTGGCTAAAAAACACAATCCTCATTTAAATATCATTCAAGGTGATATGAGTAAATTTAATAAACCAAATAGTTATGATTTTATATTTTCTAGAGAAGTTTATATTATAACTAGAGTAAATGCATTTACAGATCAGAAAAATATCATTTCAAATATAGTACATAGTCTTAAACGGGGGGGGGTATTTATGCTTGTAGGAAGTGATGTTTCTTATCCAGACTGTATGAACTATGATCTAATAAGAAAAGTCATAAAAAATCAGGGTGATATTTTGGTTAGTCAAAAATATTATGAATTTATTCTTAGGAAATTTAATAAATTTATTTTTGGAAAGATTAGCTATAAGATACTTGAAATTTTACTATATCCATTAATTGCCTATAAATCTAGAAAAGGTTGGGCTAAGATATATATAATATTATTTAAAAAGAAGTAA
- a CDS encoding DegT/DnrJ/EryC1/StrS family aminotransferase: protein MSIFKLQKSGRVNLNEIYKDFKIYLYPYARYAFLETLKTLNIKSIYIPSFICRDMLAPINTLGIKYYFYDLDIKLNPILKDIRCDAILMVNYFGFAANLSIFEKYKSVFNSIIIEDNAHGFLSRDENERLLGTRGDIGLLSIRKTIFLPNGGAVLINNPKFKDLNFQSAICKTSSEDLKYNNKCKLKKCLILSSFGIFIVLLRRFIRYLKSGNAIPLPDLKSEENMPNQSNLTPKLKDMNIDIDIIFEINRRRNLYFKVCKYAKLFEIEPIYQLNDFTVPFEFAFIDNGRYRQFQRYLYLKGLFVLPWPDLPDEITDKSPKFYKNVKVVPFLW from the coding sequence ATGTCTATATTTAAATTGCAAAAATCAGGTAGAGTAAATTTAAATGAAATTTATAAAGATTTTAAAATTTATCTCTACCCTTATGCAAGATATGCATTTTTAGAAACCTTAAAAACATTGAATATTAAAAGTATATATATCCCATCTTTTATATGCCGAGATATGTTAGCTCCTATCAATACTTTAGGTATTAAATATTATTTTTATGATTTAGATATCAAACTAAATCCTATTTTAAAAGATATAAGATGCGATGCTATTTTAATGGTTAATTATTTTGGCTTTGCGGCAAATTTGTCTATATTTGAAAAATACAAATCAGTGTTCAATTCTATTATAATAGAAGATAATGCTCATGGATTTTTAAGCAGGGACGAGAATGAACGGCTGCTTGGCACAAGGGGGGATATAGGATTGCTAAGTATTCGTAAAACAATATTTTTACCAAATGGAGGAGCTGTATTAATAAACAATCCAAAATTTAAAGATTTAAATTTTCAAAGTGCAATATGTAAAACAAGTAGCGAAGATTTAAAATATAATAATAAATGCAAACTAAAAAAATGTCTTATATTGAGTTCTTTTGGTATTTTTATAGTTTTATTAAGACGGTTTATCAGATATTTGAAATCAGGAAATGCTATACCATTACCAGATTTGAAGAGTGAAGAAAATATGCCAAATCAATCAAATTTAACACCAAAACTAAAAGATATGAATATTGATATTGACATAATTTTTGAGATAAATAGAAGAAGAAATTTGTATTTTAAAGTTTGTAAATATGCTAAATTATTTGAAATAGAGCCAATTTATCAATTAAATGATTTTACTGTGCCTTTTGAATTTGCATTTATTGATAATGGTAGATATAGACAATTTCAAAGGTATTTATATTTAAAAGGCTTGTTTGTTTTGCCTTGGCCAGATTTACCAGATGAAATAACTGATAAATCCCCTAAATTTTATAAAAATGTAAAGGTGGTACCATTTTTATGGTAG